A genomic window from Chitinophaga pollutisoli includes:
- a CDS encoding kelch repeat-containing protein, which produces MRTGVAAYHWDTLPPIPDETGFAGSFAGVSNGALLVAGGSNFPDGGTPWNGGVKTWYDKVFVLESKKGGWKEAGKLPRPLGYGVSVSTGEGLLCIGGSNAEAHYGDVFLLKWKNGALETVPFPSLPMPLANTCGAMAGDKIYVAGGLHAPASKDAAGDFYMLDLSADSLAWQQLPSWPGPARMLGVAGASGTSFFLFSGAAFENGTRGYLRDAYRYDPASGWHTCAAMPAPVVAAPTPAATDANGLLSIFGGDSGADAAAAATLRENHPGFPDTIYTYDPKQDSWAISGHIPTEKRPDAAENPNASLWAPVTTPLARWNGMYVLPGGEARPGTRTPRVRTAE; this is translated from the coding sequence GGGTTCATTTGCAGGCGTTTCGAATGGCGCGTTGCTGGTGGCGGGGGGAAGTAATTTTCCCGACGGCGGCACACCCTGGAACGGCGGTGTGAAAACCTGGTACGATAAAGTGTTTGTGCTGGAAAGCAAAAAAGGCGGCTGGAAGGAAGCAGGCAAGCTGCCGCGCCCCCTGGGCTACGGTGTTTCCGTAAGCACGGGCGAGGGGCTGCTTTGCATCGGCGGCAGCAACGCGGAGGCGCATTACGGGGATGTGTTCCTTTTAAAATGGAAAAACGGTGCGTTGGAAACGGTGCCTTTTCCGTCGTTGCCCATGCCGTTGGCCAATACCTGCGGCGCGATGGCGGGAGATAAAATATATGTGGCCGGGGGACTGCATGCGCCCGCCAGCAAAGATGCAGCCGGCGATTTTTATATGCTGGATCTTTCGGCAGACAGTCTCGCCTGGCAGCAACTTCCATCCTGGCCGGGTCCCGCGCGCATGCTGGGCGTGGCCGGCGCCTCCGGCACATCGTTCTTCCTTTTCAGCGGCGCGGCTTTCGAAAATGGCACCCGCGGATACCTCCGCGACGCCTACCGGTACGACCCCGCCAGCGGCTGGCACACTTGCGCCGCGATGCCCGCGCCCGTTGTAGCGGCGCCTACGCCCGCGGCAACGGATGCCAACGGGCTGCTCAGCATCTTCGGCGGCGATTCCGGCGCGGATGCCGCCGCAGCCGCTACTTTGCGCGAAAACCATCCCGGGTTCCCGGATACGATTTACACCTACGATCCGAAGCAGGACAGCTGGGCAATCAGCGGCCACATTCCCACGGAAAAACGGCCCGATGCCGCCGAAAACCCGAATGCGAGCCTCTGGGCGCCCGTGACCACGCCGCTTGCCAGGTGGAATGGGATGTACGTTTTACCCGGCGGCGAAGCACGCCCCGGCACCCGGACGCCCCGTGTGCGCACGGCGGAGTGA